A segment of the Prevotella sp. HUN102 genome:
TTTTATTGATGGTATAAGTCTGAAAAAATCTCTTTCTATTTTATTGCTTTGTTCCTGAATCCAAGCAGGGTTGCAGGGAAGAAAGTTTTATCTCAAATCTACGATTTCAGCCGAAGAATACTGGTTCTTGTTGAACGTAAACGTATTGTCGGGCTGCTTTGCCGCCTTGATGTTGGAAACATTGATGGTCAGCCATTGCTTGCCTTGCAGCATTTTGATTTTCTGCAAGACGTAAGATTTTGACACGGTTACATAGAACTCCTGCATACTGCGCGCCGGATGGATGGCCTTCAAATGAACCTCGTATCCATTATTTACCGTTTTCATCGACATATTGTAGCCGCTCTTATACAAAGTGAGGAAACTGTAAGGATTGATGGACATACGCTGAGACTCGTTTGGCGTTGAGATGTTTACCTCGTTTGTACTCTTCATATACGACCATTGAGTCTTTCCGTCGAACCATACCGTCATTTCGGGAGTCGTAACCTTGAATTTCTTGTCCTTCAAGAGGATTGTTCCCGACGTGTTTCCCTCACTTCCACCCGAAACACTGAAGTTGGCAGAAGCTCCGGACTTAATTGTCAGTTGCTTTGCGCACTTATCCAAAACTGTTTTTGCATTCTGCGCAAACGTTCCTATGCTGAGTGCTATGCCAAGTATGAGGCATAAATGTCTTTTAATGTTCATAATATTCTCCTTTATTTATAAATTAAACATCTATTCTATTTTAAGGTGGACAGCAAGGCGTCGAGACTTACTTCGTCCGTAATGAGCACTTCGCGCGGCTTTGAGCCTTGTGCAGCTCCCACAATTCCCGCTTTTTCCATCTGATCCATAAGTCGGCCGGCTCTATTGTAGCCGATGGAGAAACGTCGCTGAATCATACTCGTTGAGCCTTGTTGGTTCAATACAATTGCCTTGGCTGCCTCCTCGAATAGTGGATCGATGCTCGATGAATCGAGTCCTACGCCACCTGACGCTCCACCTTCTTCGGCAATAGGTTCCGGAATCTCCAACGGCAGAACAGGACCGGGCTGATTTGCGATGAAATCGGATATATTTTCAACTTCCGGCGTATCTACAAATGCACACTGAACACGTATCGGTTCGCCTCCGTTCAGATAGAGCATATCGCCTCGACCCACTAATTGCTGTGCGCCGGGACGGTCGAGAATGATTCTCGAATCCATCATTGCGCCTACTCGGAATGCGATGCGTCCGGGGAAGTTCGCCTTTATATTACCCGTGATGATAGATGTTGTAGGACGCTGCGTGGCGATGATCATGTGCATTCCCACGGCACGAGCCAACTGCGCAATGCGGGTAATAGGCATTTCTATTTCCTTGCCTGCCGTGAGAATAAGGTCTCCGAACTCGTCGATAATCACAACGATGTACGGCATAAATTCGTGTCCCTCCTCCGGATTCAGCTTGTGGCTGAGATACTTCTGATTGTATTCCTTGATGTTTCTTGCACTGGCAGACTTCAGGAGATTGTATCTCTCATCCATCATAACGCAGAGTCCCTTGAGCGTCTTCACTACTTTCTGAACATCCGTAATGATTGGCTCGTCCTCATTTTCCTCAACGGCTGCCATAAAAGGCTTTGCAATCGGCGAATAAACGCTAAATTCAACCTTCTTAGGGTCTACAAGAACTATCTTCAGTTCGTTAGGATGCTTCTTGTAGAGCAATGAAGTGATGATGGCATTCAATCCAACGGATTTACCCTGACCAGTTGCGCCAGCCACGAGCAAGTGCGGAATCTTCGCCAAATCCACCATATACACTTCGTTTGTAATGGTCTTTCCCAATGCAATAGGCAGTTCCATCGTTGATTCTTGGAACTTTTTGGAATTGAGAATCGAATACATCGACACGATTGACGGTTTCTTGTTAGGCACTTCAATACCGATAGTGCCCTTTCCGGGCATAGGAGCAATGATACGAATACCGATTGCAGCAAGTCTTAGCGCAATGTCGTCTTCGAGATTCTTAATTTTTGAGATGCGAATACCCTGTGCAGGGGTTATTTCGTACAAGGTAATGGTAGGTCCTACCGTTGCTCTGATGCTCCTGATCTGCACACTGAACTCGTCGAGCACCTGAATAATCCTGTTCTTGTTAGCCTCAAGTTCTTCCTTATCAACGTAATTTACTTTTGAATCGGAATCATACTCCTTCAGCAAAGCCAACGTAGGGTATTTCCAACTTGTAAATGGTTCACGTGGATTTATCGGAGTAGAAAGGTCTACATTGCCTGCAACCACCTTGCCTTTGGCCTCTTCCTCCTTTGTAGTGGCATTAACGTCGATTTCTATTTCATCGTTGGTCTTAGCCTTTTCTTTCCGTGATTTGTGGGCTTTTTCTTCATTTTCGCCTTGAATATTGTCGTCCAAGAACTCAACGGTTGTTGGTATTGGGTCGATAAATTCGTCGTTTTCCGTTGCCAAATCCACCGTTTCGCTGCCAGTCGCTGCACTTTCAGAATGATTCACGATGGTAAACTTTACCTTGTTTCGCAGGTAGCCAACAGGATTGAGCATTTTCCGCACAACTGTAATCGTTTCATTGGTTATATATGTGAGGAAAGCGAGCATCACAATTACGAGCAACGCTATCAATCCCGGAGAACCGATGATATTTTCTACGTATTGAACGCAGAAAGCACCGTGATCGCCGCCTGCATTGAACACCTGATTTTCCGTCAATGGCGCGAGGAATTTGGCAAAAGCAATCGAACTCCATACCATAACCAAGGCTGTACCGAAAAACCATTTCCACAGATTCGTCTTCTCATACGCCTTCATCATCTTCACGCCACATATAATAATGTAGACCGGAATAAGGAATGCCGGTATGCCAAAGCACTTCGTTATGAAGAAATAAGACAGAATAGCACCGATTGACCCACAGGTGTTTTGAAATTCCTTGGCAGAATTTTCAATCTCACCGGGACGCAGTGCCGTAACGAGACTTTGGTCTGCCTGCCCCGTGGAGAAATAGCTGATAAAAGCTATAAATACAAATATTGCCAGACAAAGTAGGATCAGTCCGAATACAAAACCAGTCTTGTCATTAACTATATAATCCAATCCGATAGCCTCGCTAAATGTCTTAGGTTTGCTCTCAGTTTTCTTTTTTGCCATCACTAAACGTTTATTTACTGCAAAAGTAGTGATTTATAAGGAGATTCTGATACCTTTTCAGAACTTTTTTTTAATTTTGCACATCCATTAAGACGTTATGACAACAATATTATATAATAAGTTTGATAAAAAGAGTATCGGGCAGTTACCGAGGGCTACGTTTCCCGGGAAAATTGTCGTCGTTCTAAATGAGGAAGAAGCAAACAAAGCCGTAGACTATCTGCTCTCTTGTGATATTCTGGGAATCGATACTGAAACCAAGCCCGTCTTTAAAAAAGGTCAGCACAATAAGGTTGCTCTTCTGCAAGTAAGCACAAGGGACATCTGCTTTCTGTTCCGTCTGAACCTTATTGGCATTCCTCTCTGCCTCGTTCGTTTCCTTGAAGACAGAACCGTTCCTAAGATTGGACTGTCATTGACCGACGACATTATGATGCTGCACCAGCGTTCGCCATTCAAACAAGGCTATTTCATCGACTTGCAGAACCTTGTCGGAGAATTTGGCATTGAAGATATGAGCCTTCAAAAGATTTACGCCAATCTCTTTCACGAGCGAATCACGAAGCGCGAACAACTCTCAAACTGGGAAGCTCCAATTCTCAATGACAAGCAGAAGATGTATGCGGCAACCGATGCTTGGACCTGTATACAAATCTTTGAAAAGCTCAACGAACTGAGAGATTCGGGCAATTACAAGACAGAAGTCGTTCCGGTGCCTGACACGGATAATGAGGAGGCGAAATAAGAGAATGGAAATCATTGAATGTTAAACATTTATTCCAAATAGATTAAAGTAAGGCTATGTACAAGAATATATATCTGAAAAAAGGAAAAGAAGACAGTTTGCTCCGACGCCATCCGTGGGTTTTCTCGGGAGCAATCGCAGGAATGGACGATGGTCTTGCTGAAGGCGATATCGTTAGAGTGTTAACCCGTTCCGGCGATTTCATCGGTGTAGGCCATTATCAGATTGGTTCGATAACGGTAAGAATCCTTTCGTTTGAAGACAGACCTATCAATGACGGATTCTGGAGCGAAAGACTCGCCTCCGCATTGGATGTCCGCAAATCAATCGGTGTAATCAGAAACGGCGATGACACTTCTACACCAAACAACACATACAGATTGGTACACGGCGAAGGCGACAATCTGCCCGGATTAATCGTCGATGTGTACGACAAGACCTGCGTTGTTCAGGCGCATTCAGTGGGAATGCACGTTTGCAGATTCGATATTGCGAAGGCACTCAAAGCCGTTTTGGGCGACAATGTAGACAGTATCTATTACAAGAGCGAGACCACATTACCTTTCAAAGCAGAATTAGGACAAGAAAACGGCTTCATATATGGCGATACAGACAACAATATTGCCATCGAAAACGGGCTGAAGTTCCATATTGATTGGCTGAAAGGTCAAAAGACAGGATTCTTCATCGACCAGAGGGAAAACCGAAGTCTGCTCGAATACTATGCAAAGGACAGAACCGTTCTGAATATGTTCTGCTACACCGGAGGCTTTTCCGTGTATGCTATGCGTGGTGGTGCCAAGACGGTTCACTCGGTGGATAGTTCAGCAAAAGCCGTGGAACTGACGAACGAGAACGTTGCCCTGAACTTCCCCAATGACGAACGCCACGCCGCATATTGCGAGGATGCCTTCAAATATCTCGATGAAAACGACGATAAATACGACTTAATTATTCTCGACCCACCTGCATTTGCCAAACACCGCAGCGCACTGAAGAATGGTTTGCGTGGTTATACGCGTTTGAATGTTAAGGGATTTGACAAAATAAGAAAAGGTGGTATTCTCTTCACTTTCAGTTGTTCACAGGTCGTTACAAAGGAACAATTCCGTCAGGCTGTGTTTACTGCGGCTGCTCAGGCAGGCAGAAAGGTAAGAATATTGCATCAGATTCATCAGCCTGCCGACCATCCTATCAACATTTATCACTTGGAAGGCGAGTATCTGAAAGGACTTGTGCTTTATGTTGAATAAGGTTAAGGCATATATCGACAAAGAAAAACTGCTGAACAAGCAGAAACTCTATCTCGTAGGACTATCGGGAGGGACAGACAGCGTGTCCCTTCTCCTGATTTTGCAGCAATTAGGATACAGAATCGAAGCTGCACACTGCAATTTCAATCTGAGAGGCGAAGAGAGCATAAGGGATGAACAGTTTTGCATCGACTTATGCTCAAAACTCAATATTAAGCTGCACATAATACATTTTGATACAATGTCTTATGCCGAATTGCATAAAGTAAGTATTGAAATGGCTGCAAGGGAATTGCGCTATAAGTATTTTACAGATTTATCAAGGGATATAGATGCAGAAGGCGTTTGCATTGCCCACCACAGAGACGACTCCGTAGAAACCGTTTTTCTTAATCTCGTTCGCGGCACCGGCTTAAAAGGGTTGCAGGGAATCCGTCCGAAGAATGGAAACATCATTCGTCCGTTATTGAATTGTCAGCGTTCGGAACTGGAAGATTACCTGACGGGGCAAGGCGAGAGCTATATTACAGACAGTTCAAACCTGAAAGACGATGTGAAACGTAATAAGTTAAGAATAAACATATTACCACAATTACGCGAAATTAATCCTTCAATAGACAAAACGATAGCCCGGATGTCTCAAAACATCATCGAGGCAGGCAGGATTATCAATGCTTCTATATCCGGAATACTGCCTTCTCTGCTCCAAGGACAGGCAGAACAAGTTGCCTTCTTTACTCATATATTATATAATGTGGAACAGAATGCAAGCCCAGAACAGCGTCCGAAACTTGCCATCTTCGACAAAGAGGTAATAAAAGCATTCCCTTCCAGCGAATATCTGCTTTTCTTTCTGCTCCAGCCATTCAGATTTAATTCCGTTCAGATACAGGAAGTCAATGCTTCGCTCGACGTTCATTCCGGCAAAAGCTGGACTTCCGACGGCTACGAACTGGTTTTGGACAGGGATGCTCTGATATTGTCTGCCACCGATGGAATGCAGAAAGGAAAAACAATGAAATTTCCCGAAACCGGCAAATACGTTTTTTCAGACGCTCTCACTATC
Coding sequences within it:
- the tilS gene encoding tRNA lysidine(34) synthetase TilS — encoded protein: MLNKVKAYIDKEKLLNKQKLYLVGLSGGTDSVSLLLILQQLGYRIEAAHCNFNLRGEESIRDEQFCIDLCSKLNIKLHIIHFDTMSYAELHKVSIEMAARELRYKYFTDLSRDIDAEGVCIAHHRDDSVETVFLNLVRGTGLKGLQGIRPKNGNIIRPLLNCQRSELEDYLTGQGESYITDSSNLKDDVKRNKLRINILPQLREINPSIDKTIARMSQNIIEAGRIINASISGILPSLLQGQAEQVAFFTHILYNVEQNASPEQRPKLAIFDKEVIKAFPSSEYLLFFLLQPFRFNSVQIQEVNASLDVHSGKSWTSDGYELVLDRDALILSATDGMQKGKTMKFPETGKYVFSDALTISIEEKTIDKSFIIPKSRQQIAVDADNINFPITCRTVTTGDRFIPFGMNGSKLVSDYLTDIKLNLIDKRSQLVLVDASERIVWVLGLRSDNRFKITPETKRAILISLQA
- a CDS encoding 3'-5' exonuclease — protein: MTTILYNKFDKKSIGQLPRATFPGKIVVVLNEEEANKAVDYLLSCDILGIDTETKPVFKKGQHNKVALLQVSTRDICFLFRLNLIGIPLCLVRFLEDRTVPKIGLSLTDDIMMLHQRSPFKQGYFIDLQNLVGEFGIEDMSLQKIYANLFHERITKREQLSNWEAPILNDKQKMYAATDAWTCIQIFEKLNELRDSGNYKTEVVPVPDTDNEEAK
- a CDS encoding LolA-like putative outer membrane lipoprotein chaperone gives rise to the protein MNIKRHLCLILGIALSIGTFAQNAKTVLDKCAKQLTIKSGASANFSVSGGSEGNTSGTILLKDKKFKVTTPEMTVWFDGKTQWSYMKSTNEVNISTPNESQRMSINPYSFLTLYKSGYNMSMKTVNNGYEVHLKAIHPARSMQEFYVTVSKSYVLQKIKMLQGKQWLTINVSNIKAAKQPDNTFTFNKNQYSSAEIVDLR
- a CDS encoding DNA translocase FtsK — protein: MAKKKTESKPKTFSEAIGLDYIVNDKTGFVFGLILLCLAIFVFIAFISYFSTGQADQSLVTALRPGEIENSAKEFQNTCGSIGAILSYFFITKCFGIPAFLIPVYIIICGVKMMKAYEKTNLWKWFFGTALVMVWSSIAFAKFLAPLTENQVFNAGGDHGAFCVQYVENIIGSPGLIALLVIVMLAFLTYITNETITVVRKMLNPVGYLRNKVKFTIVNHSESAATGSETVDLATENDEFIDPIPTTVEFLDDNIQGENEEKAHKSRKEKAKTNDEIEIDVNATTKEEEAKGKVVAGNVDLSTPINPREPFTSWKYPTLALLKEYDSDSKVNYVDKEELEANKNRIIQVLDEFSVQIRSIRATVGPTITLYEITPAQGIRISKIKNLEDDIALRLAAIGIRIIAPMPGKGTIGIEVPNKKPSIVSMYSILNSKKFQESTMELPIALGKTITNEVYMVDLAKIPHLLVAGATGQGKSVGLNAIITSLLYKKHPNELKIVLVDPKKVEFSVYSPIAKPFMAAVEENEDEPIITDVQKVVKTLKGLCVMMDERYNLLKSASARNIKEYNQKYLSHKLNPEEGHEFMPYIVVIIDEFGDLILTAGKEIEMPITRIAQLARAVGMHMIIATQRPTTSIITGNIKANFPGRIAFRVGAMMDSRIILDRPGAQQLVGRGDMLYLNGGEPIRVQCAFVDTPEVENISDFIANQPGPVLPLEIPEPIAEEGGASGGVGLDSSSIDPLFEEAAKAIVLNQQGSTSMIQRRFSIGYNRAGRLMDQMEKAGIVGAAQGSKPREVLITDEVSLDALLSTLK
- a CDS encoding class I SAM-dependent rRNA methyltransferase, coding for MYKNIYLKKGKEDSLLRRHPWVFSGAIAGMDDGLAEGDIVRVLTRSGDFIGVGHYQIGSITVRILSFEDRPINDGFWSERLASALDVRKSIGVIRNGDDTSTPNNTYRLVHGEGDNLPGLIVDVYDKTCVVQAHSVGMHVCRFDIAKALKAVLGDNVDSIYYKSETTLPFKAELGQENGFIYGDTDNNIAIENGLKFHIDWLKGQKTGFFIDQRENRSLLEYYAKDRTVLNMFCYTGGFSVYAMRGGAKTVHSVDSSAKAVELTNENVALNFPNDERHAAYCEDAFKYLDENDDKYDLIILDPPAFAKHRSALKNGLRGYTRLNVKGFDKIRKGGILFTFSCSQVVTKEQFRQAVFTAAAQAGRKVRILHQIHQPADHPINIYHLEGEYLKGLVLYVE